Proteins encoded within one genomic window of Vicia villosa cultivar HV-30 ecotype Madison, WI unplaced genomic scaffold, Vvil1.0 ctg.003574F_1_1, whole genome shotgun sequence:
- the LOC131641202 gene encoding uncharacterized protein LOC131641202, translated as MSRGSSRSDSAIWLRWCLVLFAMVSALGVCGPALYWRFKKGITLRSSNSKLSCPPCICDCPPPLSLFQLAPGLANLSVTDCGGNDPELKEEMEKQFVDLLTEELKLQESVSEAHTRHMNITLAEAKRVGSQYQREADKCVAATETCEQAREQAEAKLTKERKLTLIWEKRARQIGWEGE; from the exons ATGTCACGGGGTAGTAGTAGATCTGATTCAGCGATATGGTTAAGATGGTGTTTGGTTTTGTTCGCAATGGTGTCCGCTTTAGGTGTATGCGGTCCTGCTCTTTACTGGAGATTCAAAAAAGGCATCACTCTTCGCTCCTCTAACTCCAAACTCTCTTGTCCTCCTTGTATCTGTGATTGCCCTCCTCCTCTTTCTCTCTTCCAACTCGCTCCTG GGCTAGCAAATCTCTCTGTCACAG ATTGTGGAGGCAATGATCCGGAACTAAAGGAGGAGatggagaagcagtttgtggaccTTCTAACCGAGGAGCTAAAGTTACAAGAGTCAGTTTCTGAAGCGCACACGCGGCATATGAACATAACTTTGGCTGAAGCAAAAAGAGTGGGATCTCAATACCAGAGAGAAGCAGACAAATGTGTTGCTGCAACTGAAACGTGCGAGCAGGCAAGAGAGCAGGCTGAAGCCAAGCTCACCAAGGAGAGAAAACTGACTTTGATATGGGAGAAACGGGCACGCCAAATAGGCTGGGAAGGAGAATAA